The Pseudomonas sp. HOU2 DNA window ATTGAACAGTCTGCGTGAGCTGATGGAAGTGCAGCTCGGCACGCTGGCCTGGAATCAGCTGCAAGGCAGCCGTCCGGCCCAAGCCAATCTGTATCGCCGTCTGCAACGCATCGGTCTGTCCGGGCCGTTGTCGCGCGATCTGCTGGCGATGATCACTGACATCGAAGAACCACGTCAGGCCTGGCGCATGCTGCTCGCGCATCTGGCGCGAATGATTGCCGTACCGGAAGTCGAGCCGCTGGAAGAGGGCGGGGTGATTGCCATGGTCGGTCCGGCCGGCATGGGCAAGACCACCACCCTGGCCAAACTCGCTGCGCGCTACGTGCTCAAGTATGGCGCGCAGAACGTGGCGCTGGTCAGCATGGACAGTTTCCGTATCGGTGCCCAGGAACAGCTGAAGACCCTGGGGCGGATTCTCAATGTGCCGGTGACCCACGTCGATCCGGGCCAGTCGCTGGTGCAGGCGCTCGATCCGCTGCTGCGCAAACGCGTGGTGCTGATCGATACCGCCGGCCTGCAGGCCAGTGATCCGGCCCTGCGCATGCAACTGGAAAGTCTGGCCGGGCGTGGCATCCGTTCAAAAAATTATCTGGTGCTGGCAACCACCAGCCAGAAACAGGTTCTAACCGCCGCTTATCACAGTTACAAGCGTTGCGGGCTTGCCGGCTGCATCCTGACTAAACTGGATGAGACGGCCAGCCTTGGCGAAGTGTTGAGCCTGGCGATCAGTCATGAACTGCCGGTCGCGTACCTGACCGATGGCCCACGGATTCCGGATGATCTGCATCTGCCGCGCCGTCATCAACTGGTCAGCCGCGCCGTCAGCGTGCAAATGCAGGAAGAACCCAGCGAAGAAGCCATGGCTGACATGTTCGCTGATATCTACCACAGCCCGACCAAGCAGGTTGGCTGAGGTAATGAACAGTTTTTGTACCTACATCGATGGTCTGCCATGCATTGTTCCGGTTGTGAACGCGCAGCCAGTAATGTGGCCTCCGTCTATGCAAGACAAGGTAAAGAAATAACATGGGCAGCATGCATCCCGTACAGGTGATCGCGGTGACCGGCGGCAAAGGTGGCGTCGGCAAGACTAACGTGTCAGTGAACTTGTCTCTGGCGCTGGCAGAGCTTGGCCGTCGGGTCATGCTGCTGGACGCCGATCTGGGGCTGGCGAACGTCGACGTTCTGCTGGGGCTGACCCCCAAACGTACTCTGGCCGATGTGATCGAAGGCCGCTGCGAGCTGCGCGACGTGCTGTTGCAGGGGCCCGGCGGGATCCGCATCGTGCCGGCCGCCTCCGGCACCCAAAGCATGGTGCACCTGAGCCCGGCGCAACATGCCGGTCTGATTCAGGCCTTCAGCGACATCGGCGACAACCTCGATGTGCTGGTGATCGACACCGCTGCGGGTATTGGTGACTCGGTAGTCAGTTTTGTCCGCGCCGCCCAGGAAGTGTTGCTGGTGGTCTGCGACGAGCCGACCTCGATCACCGACGCCTACGCGCTGATCAAACTGCTCAACCGTGACTACGGCATGAACCGCTTCCGCGTCCTCGCCAACATGGCGCAGAGCCCGCAGGAAGGGCGCAATCTGTTCGCCAAGTTGACCAAGGTCACGGATCGCTTCCTCGACGTCGCCTTACAATACGTCGGCGCCGTGCCGTACGACGAAAGCGTGCGCAAGGCCGTGCAGAAGCAGCGAGCGGTCTATGAAGCCTTTCCGCGTTCCAAGTGCGCGCTGGCATTCAAGGCGATCGCGCAGAAGGTCGATACCTGGCCGCTGCCTGCCAACCCGCGCGGTCACCTGGAGTTTTTCGTCGAGCGCCTCGTGCAGCAAACGGCAGGGCCTGTGTTATGACCGCGAGCGGTATGAACTACTACAAGAAGTCGGCACGTGACGCGCAATACGAGTTGATCGAGCGTTACGCGCCACTGGTCAAGCGCATTGCCTATCACCTGCTGGCGCGCTTGCCGGCGAGTGTGCAGGTTGAAGACCTGATTCAGGCCGGGATGATCGGCCTGCTCGAAGTCTCGACCAAATACGACGCCAGCAAAGGCGCCAGTTTCGAAACGTACGCGGGCATCCGGATCCGCGGCGCGATGCTCGACGAAGTACGCAAAGGGGACTGGGCTCCGCGCTCGGTTCACCGCAACACCCGTATGGTCAGCGACGCAATTCGCGCAATTGAAGCTAAAACCGGCCGTGACGCTAAAGATCACGAGGTTGCGGCCGAACTCCAATTGAGTCTCGACGATTACTACGGGATTTTGAATGACACCCTGGGCAGCCGGCTGTTCAGTTTCGACGACCTGTTGCAGGACGGCGAACACGAAGGGCTGCACGAGGATGGCGCCAGTGCTCATCTTGAGCCGTCACGCGATCTGGAAGATGAACGCTTCCAGGCGGCGCTGGCGGACGCGATTGCCAATTTGCCGGAGCGTGAGCGACTGGTGTTGGCGCTGTACTACGACGAAGAACTGAACCTCAAGGAAATCGGTGAAGTCCTTGGCGTCAGTGAATCGCGGGTCAGCCAGTTACACAGCCAGTGCGCGGCCCGTTTGCGGGGGCGTTTGGGGGAGTGGCGAGCGCGCTGAAGGCAGTGTGGGGACACTGCGAACGAGGCTGGTGCGGTGATGAACGGCACCGGTCTTGCTCTGTTGTGCTCCAGACAGTCTTCGAGTGCTGCGCCGATTGATTGAAGTGGCGCGTCCAGGTGCTGGGCGCGTTTAAGACTGCTTGGAGGTCGAATTGAACAAAGACATGAAAATCCTCATCGTTGATGACTTCTCAACGATGCGGCGGATCATCAAGAACCTGCTGCGCGATCTCGGGTTCACCAACACCGTCGAGGCCGACGATGGCACGACCGCCATTCCGGTGCTCAACAGCGGCAGCATCGACTTTCTGGTAACGGACTGGAACATGCCGGGCATGACCGGTATCGACTTGCTGCGCCACGTGCGTGCCGATGAAAAACTCAAGCATCTGCCGGTGCTGATGGTGACCGCTGAAGCCAAGCGCGAGCAAATCATCGAGGCCGCTCAGGCCGGTGTGAACGGCTACGTGGTCAAACCTTTCACGGCTCAGGCGTTGAAAGACAAAATCGAGAAGATTTTCGAACGCATCGGCTGATGACGCGCGGGGGAGCTATGGAGCATAACGAATCTTCACAGGGCGATTTCGAGTCGACCCTGAAAAAACACGCGGTCGAACTGGTCGAGAGCCTTGAAAAAGGCAGGTTCGGCGACGCTGTGCAACTGATCCATGAGCTCAATCAGACCCGTGACCGCGGCCTGTATCAGGAAGTGGGCAAGCTCACACGCGAACTGCACAGTGCGATCGTCAATTTCCAGATCGATCCGCACATGCCGCAGGCCGAGGAAGTGTCGCAAATCACCGACGCCACCGAACGCCTGGGCTATGTGGTCAAGCTGACCGAAGCCGCGGCCAACCGCACCATGGATCTGGTGGAAAGCGCCACGCCGGTGGTCAATGGCCTGGCTGAAGAAGCCCAGGCGCTGAGCACCGATTGGGGCCGCTTCATGCGTCGCGAGGTCGGGGCTGAAGAGTTCCGCGAGCTGGCGCGCCGGGTCGACGGTTTTCTGTCACGCAGCAGCACGGACAACCGTGCGGTGTCGAGCAATCTGAACGACATCCTGCTGGCTCAGGATTATCAGGACCTCACCGGTCAAGTGATCAAGCGTGTGACCCAGCTGGTCACCGAAGTCGAAAGCAATTTGCTCAAACTCGTCCTCATGGCCAGTCAGGTGGACCGCTTTGCGGGCATCGAACACGACCGCGCCGCGATGCTTGCAGAAAAAGATCCACAAAAACATCTCTCGCAGGGTGAAGGTCCGCAGATTCATGCCGATAAACGAGAAGACGTTGTGTCCGGTCAGGACGATGTGGACGATTTGTTATCCAGCCTTGGATTTTGAGTTTTAGGTTTTTAGACCTGTAGGAGCACCCCATTAATGAGCTTCGGCGCCGATGAAGAGATCCTTCAGGATTTCCTGGTTGAGGCCGGCGAGATTCTTGAGCAACTGTCCGAACAACTGGTCGAGCTGGAAAGCCGCCCGGATGACGCAGATCTGCTCAACGCAATTTTTCGCGGTTTCCACACTGTAAAAGGGGGCGCCGGCTTCCTTCAGCTCAATGAGCTGGTGGAGTGCTGTCACATCGCCGAAAACGTGTTCGACATCCTGCGCAAGGGTGAGCGTCGCGTTGATGCAGAACTGATGGACGTGGTGCTTGAAGCACTGGACGCGGTGAACAGCATGTTCAGCGAAGTCCGTGAACGTGCACCGATCACTGCCGCTACCCCGGAACTGCTGGCCGCGCTGGCGCGTCTGGCCGAACCGCAATCGGCTGACGAAGCCCCGGCTTCGCCGGTGGCCGAGATGATCGAAGAGCTGGTCGTCGAAGGCGATTCGAGCGATTCGGGCGACATCACCGATAACGAATTCGAACAGCTGCTCGATTCGCTGAACGCCGTCAAGGCCGAAGCCGAAGCGCCGATTGCTGTGGCATCTGCGCCGGTTGCCGATGCGGCCGCCAGCGATGAAATCACCGACGCTGAATTCGAGTCCTTGCTCGATCAGTTGCACGGCAAAGGCCAGTTCGCGCCGGACGCCGTGGCACCGACGGCAGCCGCTGCGGCGGCACCGGCGGCGGGCGACAGCTCGGACATCACCGACGACGAATTCGAAGCACTGCTCGATCAGTTGCATGGCAAGGGCAACTTTGCCGTGGAAGCGCTGGAGTCGGCGATCGCCTCGGCACCGGTTGCGCCTGCCGCACCGGCGGCCGCCGCTGCCGGCAGCGATCTGATCAGCGATCACGAATTCGAATCGCTGCTCGACGAATTGCACGGCAAAGGCAAGTTCACCGACGTTGGCGCCGCTGCTGCGGGCACCGCATCGACCGTGGCTGCATCTGCCGCCAAGGCTGCTGCCGCTCCAGCCGCTGCGCCGAAGGCTGCACCCAAGCCTGAGCCGAAGGCCGAAGCGCCAAAACCGGCCGCCGCTGCTGCACCGGCCCCTGCCCGCGCTGCCGCGGCGCCGCCACCGGAAAAACCGGCGAGCGAAGCCGAGACCACCGTGCGGGTCGATACCGCGCGTCTCGACGAAATCATGAACATGGTCGGCGAACTGGTACTGGTGCGTAACCGCCTGGTGCGCCTGGGTCTCAACAGCGGCGACGAAGCCATGTCCAAGGCCGTGTCGAACCTCGACGTGGTCACGGCTGACTTGCAGACCGCAGTGATGAAGACCCGGATGCAGCCGATCAAGAAGGTCTTCGGGCGCTTCCCGCGTCTGGTTCGCGACCTCGCGCGTCAGCTCAAGAAAGAGATCAACCTGGAACTGGTGGGTGAAGAAACCGACCTCGACAAAAACCTTGTCGAGGCCCTGGCCGACCCGCTGGTCCACTTGGTGCGCAACGCGGTTGACCACGGTATCGAGTCGCCGGAAGAACGCGAAGCTTCAGGCAAGGCCCGTGGCGGTCGCGTGGTACTGGCCGCCGAGCAGGAAGGCGACCACATCCTGTTGTCGATCTCCGACGACGGCAAGGGCATGGACCCGAACGTGCTGCGTTCGATCGCGGTAAAACGCGGTGTGATGGACAAGGACGCGGCCGATCGCCTGAGCGATACCGAGTGCTACAACCTGATTTTCGCCCCGGGTTTCTCGACCAAGACCGAGATCTCCGACGTGTCCGGCCGCGGTGTCGGCATGGACGTGGTGAAGACCAAGATTTCCCAGCTCAACGGTTCGATCAACATCTACTCGACCAAGGGCCAGGGCTCGAAGATCGTCATCAAGGTGCCGCTGACGCTGGCGATCATGCCGACCCTGATGGTGATGCTCGGCAATCAGGCGTTTGCGTTCCCATTGGTCAACGTCAACGAAATCTTCCACCTCGACCTGTCGACCACCAACGTGGTGGATGGCCAGGAAGTGGTGATCGTGCGGGACAAGGCGCTGCCATTGTTCTACCTCAAGCGCTGGCTGGTCAGCTCCGCCGCTCACGAAGAGCAGCGCGAAGGCCATGTGGTGATCCTTTCGGTGGGCACCCAGCGGATCGGCTTCGTCGTCGATCAACTGGTCGGCCAGGAAGAAGTGGTCATCAAGCCATTGGGCAAAATGCTGCAGGGCACTCCGGGCATGTCCGGCGCCACCATCACCGGTGACGGCCGCATCGCGCTGATTCTCGATGTTCCAAGCATGCTCAAGCGTTACGCGACGAAGCGTATTTGAATCCGGGGCAGCGGGGCGACGACGTCCCGCTGCACCTAATGGAGTGTTTATGGCAGTCAAAGTCCTGGTGGTGGACGATTCGGGTTTTTTCCGCCGCCGCGTCTCGGAAATTCTTTCAGCGGATCCGAGCATCCAGGTGGTCGGTACGGCCACCAACGGTAAAGAGGCGATCGATCAGGCCCTGGCCCTCAAGCCGGACGTGATCACCATGGACTACGAGATGCCGATGATGGATGGCATCACGGCGGTGCGGCACATCATGCAGCGCTGCCCGACCCCGGTGTTGATGTTCTCCTCGCTGACGCACGAAGGCGCCCGGGTCACCCTGGATGCGCTGGACGCCGGCGCGGTGGATTTCCTGCCGAAGAATTTCGAAGACATCTCGCGCAACCCCGAGAAGGTCAAGCAACTGCTGTGCGAGAAGGTCCACAGCATATCGCGCAGCAATCGTCGCTTCAGTGCCTACAGTGCGCCGGCTCCGGCCGCGGCACCGACGCCTGCGCCAGCCCCGGCGGCTTCGAGTTTCAGCAGCCACAGCGCTGCTGCACCGACGCGTCCATCGCCGGCTCCAGCACCTGCGCGTGCGCCAGCCGCCAGCGCGTCGTCGCCGGCACCGAAACGCAAAGCCTACAAACTGGTTGCCATCGGTACTTCGACCGGCGGCCCGGTTGCCCTGCAACGGGTGCTGACCCAATTGCCGGCGAACTTCCCGGCGCCGATCGTGCTGATCCAGCACATGCCGGCGGCGTTCACCAAGGCGTTTGCCGAGCGCCTGGACAAGCTGTGCCGCATCAGCGTCAAGGAAGCCGAGGATGGCGACATCCTGCGTCCGGGCCTGGCGCTGCTGGCCCCGGGTGGCAAGCAGATGATGATCGACGGCCGTGGCGCGGTGAAAATCCTCCCGGGCGACGAGCGTCTGAATTACAAACCGTGCGTGGACATCACCTTCGGTTCTGCAGCCAAGTCTTACGGTGACAAAGTTCTGGCGGTGGTGCTCACCGGCATGGGCGCCGACGGCCGTGAAGGCGCACGTCTGCTCAAGCAGGGCGGCAGCTCGGTGTGGGCGCAGGATGAGGCAAGCTGCGTGATCTACGGCATGCCGATGGCCATCGTCAAAGCCGATCTGGCTGACGCGGTCTACGGCCTGGACGACATCGGCAAGCACATCGTCGAGGCGTGTATCTGATGGATGTTCTAAGCCTTATCGGGATTATCCTGGCGTTCGTCGCCATCATCGGCGGCAACTTCCTTGAAGGCGGTCACCTCGGCGCGCTGGCCAACGGCCCGGCCGCGCTGATCGTGCTCGGTGGCACCATCGGTGCAGCGCTGCTGCAATCGCCGATGAGCGCCTTCAAGCGCGCCATGCAGATTCTCGCCTGGATCCTGTTTCCACCGCGCGTGGACCTGGCCGGCGGCATCGACCGCGTGGTCAACTGGAGTCTCACCGCACGCAAGGAAGGCTTGCTCGGCCTGGAAGGCGTCGCCGATGCCGAACCGGACAACTACTCGCGCAAGGGCCTGCAATTGCTGGTCGACGGTGCTGAGCCGGAAGCGATCCGCAGCATCCTCGAAGTGGATTTCTACACCCAGGAAGCGCGCGACATCGAGGCTGCCAAAGTCTTCGAAAGCATGGGCGGCTACGCGCCGACCATCGGCATCATCGGTGCGGTGATGGGCCTGATTCATGTGATGGGCAACCTCGCTGATCCGACCCAATTGGGTAGCGGCATTGCCGTGGCATTCGTCGCGACCATCTATGGCGTGGCCAGTGCCAACCTGGTGTTGCTGCCGGTGGCGGCCAAGCTCAAGTCAATCGCGTTGCGGCAGTCGCGTTATCGCGAAATGTTGTTGGAAGGTATTTTGTCGATCGCCGAAGGTGAAAACCCTCGCTCTATCGAGCTGAAGCTTCAGGGCTTCATGGATTGATGGGGGTAATGGACTATGGCTCGCCGCAGGCATCAGGAAGAACACGTTAATCACGAGCGCTGGCTCGTGTCCTACGCGGATTTCATCACGCTGCTGTTCGCGTTCTTCGTGGTGATGTACTCGATCTCGTCGATCAACGAAGGCAAGTACAAGGTCATTTCCGAAGCGCTGATCGGGGTTTTCACCGACTCCGATCGCTCGCTCAAGCCGATCCCGATCGGGGAGGAACGCCCAAAAACCGTGACCCCGGCCAAGCCGCTGGTCAAGGACAGCGAGCAGGTTGACGCCGGTATCGCCGGGGCCAGCGATCCGCTGAAAAGCATTGCCGATGACATCAGTGCCGCGTTCGGCGACTTGATCAGCTCCAACCAGATGACCGTGCGCGGCAACGAGTTGTGGGTCGAGATCGAACTCAACTCCAGCCTGTTGTTCGGCAGCGGCGACGCGATGCCGAGTGATATCGCGTTCAACATCATCGACAAGGTCGCGGCGATCCTCAAACCGTTCGACAACCCGATCCACGTCGAAGGCTTCACCGACGATCAGCCGATCCGTACCGCGCAGTATCCGACCAACTGGGAGCTGTCCTCGGCGCGCTCGGCGAGCATCGTCCGCATGCTGGCGATGCAGGGCGTGAATCCTGGCCGTCTGGCTTCGGTGGGGTATGGCGAGTTTCAGCCGGTGGCCAATAACGCCACTGCCGAAGGCCGGGCGAAAAACCGTCGTGTGGTGCTGGTGGTGTCGCGCAATCTCGATGTGCGCCGCAGTCTGACCGGCACCGGTACCGCCAATGCACAACCGGACGCGGCATTGAAGCGTGCTGGCACACAAACTGCACCGTCCCCGGTCAAGACGCCGGGACGCGAGAGTGCCGTCAATTCTCCGTCGCCCGCATTAATACGCTGAGCTATGTCTCGGTCGAGCATCTCGGCCGGGAGGAACGAACCGAATGAGAGTCTGGGCAGTCGCCAATCAAAAGGGTGGTGTCGGTAAAACCACATCTTCCATCGCTTTAGCCGGATTGCTGGCGGAGGCGGGCAAGCGCGTGGTTGTGGTCGATCTCGACCCGCACGGCTCGATGACCAGCTATTTCGGCTACGACCCCGACAGCCTGGAACACAGCAACTACGACCTGTTTCTGCACAAGGGCAGCGTGCCGCAAGGCTTGCCCGGGCAGTTGCTGCTGTCGACCAGCGACGAACGCATTTCCCTGTTGCCGTCCAGCACCGCACTCGCCACCCTTGAGCGTCAGTCGCCGGGGCAGAGTGGTCTGGGCCTGGTGATCGCCAAGAGTCTGGCGCAGCTGTGGCAGGACTTCGATTACGCGATCATCGACAGCCCGCCGTTGCTCGGCGTGCTGATGGTCAACGCCCTGGCCGCGAGCCAGCAACTGGTGATCCCGGTGCAGACCGAGCACCTGGCCGTCAAAGGTCTGGAGCGCATGGTCAACACCCTGGCGATGATCAACCGCTCGCGCAAACAGGCGCTGCCGTTCAGCATCGTACCGACCCTGTTCGACCGCCGCACCCAGGCGTCGCTGGGCACTCTGCGCGTACTGCGCGACAAGTTTCCGGAAGAGATCTGGCAGGGTTACATCCCGGTCGATACCCGTCTGCGCGACGCCAGCCGGGCCGGGGTCACACCTTCGCAATTCGATGGTAAGAGCCGTGGCGTGCTGGCTTATCGCGCGCTGCTCAAGCATCTGCTGGCGCAACAACTTGTTCCGCAGGTGGCTTGAATGACGTTGACCTCTGTAGGAGCTGCCGCAGGCTGCGATCTTTTGATCCGGTTTTGCGTGGCTTCTGAAAAGATCAAAAGATCGTCCGAACGCGGCACCGAACCTGCGGCAGCTCCTACAGGGAGTTGTGTATGAATCGGCCGGTGAAGTTAACGTCGAAGCCGCAGTTGGCATTGCAGTCCTATCTGGACAGCTTGCTGCAGGAGATTCCTGACGAGTTGCAGGTCGAGGCGCCGGTCGAGGTGGTCGAAAGTGCTGCGACGCTGGACGAGTTCCAGGCAGCGGTGCTGGAAGAGCAGGCGCGTGATGCGCAGAAAGCCGCCAAGCCTGCCGCCCCGGTTGCCGCGCCTGCCGTGGCGCCCGTTGCTAAAGCACCGGTGGCATTGATCGAAGAAGCCGAGCCGCCGCGCGCGCCGGTGTCGACACTCGCACCGCTGTTGCAAACCCAATTGCTGAAAACCGCGCCGGAGCCGGTGGTGGTCGAACCTGCTCCGGTTGCGCCCGCACCCGTCGAGCAGACGCTGGTGCCTCCGGTGGTGGAAGTGCATTTGCCGCCGAGCAACACGCCGCCTCCGGTGGACACCGATGGCCGTCCGGCCTGGGCTGCCGAAGCCTTCGAATGCCTGTTGTTCGATGTTGCCGGCCTTACCCTGGCGGTGCCGCTGGTGTGCCTCGGTTCGATCTATTCGCTGGCCGGCCACGAGTTGACGCCGCTGTTCGGGCAGCCGGAATGGTTCCTCGGGATTCTGCCGAGCCAGGCCGGCAACCTGAAAGTGTTGGACACCGCGCGCTGGGTCATGCCGGATCGCTATCGCGATGACTTCCGTCAGGGCTTGCAGTATGTGATTTCGGTACAAGGTTACGAATGGGGCCTGGCGGTGCATCAGGTCAGCCGTTCGTTGCGTCTGGATCCGAATGAAATCAAATGGAGAAGTCACCGGGGTCAGCGGCCATGGCTCGCCGGCACGGTGATCGAGCACATGTGTGCATTACTTGATGTAGCCGCGCTGGCCGAGTTGATCGCCAGCGGCGGGGCAAAGCACTTGGGCGGTCACAAGCCGCTACATAAATCGACATAGCAGCCGACATAACAGTCAGGCGAAGGCATTTTCAATGCCTCCACACAGAACACACACCGCCCAGTGCGGTTTTTTCGAGGGGTCAGGGTATGAGTAGTCAGGCGACGAATGCAAAAGGTTCTGAAGATCCGATCCTGCAATGGGTGACCTTCAAGCTGGACAACGAAACCTACGGCATCAACGTGATGCGCGTTCAGGAAGTCCTGCGTTACACCGAAATTGCTCCGGTACCGGGTGCGCCAAGCTACGTGCTGGGCATCATCAACCTGCGCGGTAACGTGGTCACCGTGATCGACACCCGTCAGCGCTTCGGCCTGAACAGCGGCGAGATCAGCGACAACACCCGTATCGTCATCATCGAGGCCGACAAGCAAGTGGTCGGGATCATGGTCGACAGCGTGGCCGAAGTGGTTTACCTGCGTCAGTCGGAAATCGAGACCGCGCCGAACGTCGGTAACGAAGAGTCGGCCAAGTTCATCCAGGGCGTGTGCAACAAGAACAACGAACTGCTGATCCTGGTCGAGCTGGACAAGATGATGAGCGAAGAAGAATGGTCGGAACTGGAGAGCATCTGATTGATTCTCGAGGTTGCGGTCATTGTCCTGTTCCTCTTCTGGGCAGGCACGCTGGCAATGTTTCTGGCGTACATCAAGGCGCAGCGCGTAATCGCTGCGCAACAGGCCCAGGGCGATGCGCTGCGTGATCAGCGCATCAAGGATCTGGCCAAGCGTGTCGACGACTATCAGAACGGCAACGTGCGCATGGGCGAAGCCCTGCACGAGCTGCGCTCGGTCGTCGGCCCGTTGCCGGACAAGATAGTTGCGCTGGAGCAGCGCGACCCGTCGAGCCTGTCGTTCGCCCAGGCGGCGAAACTGGTGGGCATGGGCGCGAGCGTTGATGAGCTGACCCAGTCCTGCGGCTTGACCCAGGCTGAGGCGGAGTTGATGCGCAAATTGCACAGAAGCTGAAGATCAAAAGATCGCAGCCTGCGGCAGCTCCTACATCGGGACTCGCGTTTCCCTGTAGGAGCTGCCGCAGGCTGCGATCTTTTGCTTTCAAGGCTAATAATCATCCCCACGTGCGGTGATGTCCTTCTCGACCATCGGCGCATCCGGGTCGTGCCCCTCGGGGAATTTCCCCTTCAGATTCCACGCAAACGCGATGATCTCGGCGATTGTGCGATACAGCTCCTCGGGGATGCTGTCGCCCAGCTCCATGCGCGCCAACAGCCGCACCAGCTCGGCGTTTTCATAGATCGGCACTTCGCAGTCGCGGGCGATGCGCAGGATTTCTTCGGCCAGTTCCTCGTCGCCCTTGGCGGTGAGGGTCGGGGCGTGGTTGCCGTCGTATTTGAGGGCGATGGCCTGGCGTGGAGCAGTGGAATCGTTCATGCGGTTTCGTCGACCCAGCGGTGTTCGAGGCGGGTTTGGTTGCCTTGCGGCGGGGTGCCGAGGTGGCAATCGAGATCGCCGACGTTCAGGCCGCGATCGAGCAGGCGCTGGCGCAGGGCGAACAGATTGGTTTCGATCAGGTCGGCGGTGTACGGGCGCTCGGCCCAGAGCTGGCTCGACAGGCTGCCGGCAATCAACTGCGCCTGAATCTGCATCGGCCCCAGCGGCTCCATGTCGAAGGCCAGATCGACGCGCCACAGCTGCTGTCTGGGTTCGCGCTCGTTGCGGCGTTCGTTGGGTTGCGGTTCTCTTTCCGGCGCTTCTTCGCGCTGAAACTTGACCTGCAACGGCACGATGTCCTGCAGGTTGCGCATGGGGATTTCCAGCTGCCAGGTGCTGAGCAGACGGCCGTCGTCGGTGACCCCGGTCTGTTCCAGACTCGACAGCTGATGGCTTTGCAGGCGCGACACGGCGGCTGCTGCGAGGCGCAGCAGATGCTCCAGATCGCCTTCGCCGTCGAGACTTTGCAGCAGACGGTCGGGCAGGGGGAAACTGCTCGGCACGGGCTTGGCGCTGACCTGACCGAGGGTGCCGAGGGCGTTGCGCACGAAACTCGGCAGCGCTTGCGCCAGGGTGTTGGCGGCGATGATCGCGTTGAAACTGGCATTGCCCGGCGCACCCGGCGACAGCTGCGCGATCAACTTGAGCAGATCGGCTTTCATGTCCGGGGCCAGCGCCGGATTCTGTCCGCTCAGCAATTTGGCTTCGAGAAAGGCACCGCTGTTGGCCAGAGCCAGGGCCACGCCTTTGGCGGTGCTCATCTGCTGCACATCCGGCAGGTTGGCGAGCAGGCGCACGACGGCAGCGCGCAGATCCTGCGAGGTCTGATCGTCGTCGGCCGGCAGGTTTTGCAAGGCGTTGAGCAAACCGTCCAGCGAACCTTGGCGAGTCTGCTGGCCGAGCAGTTGTTGGCTCACGGCCAATTGCTCCT harbors:
- a CDS encoding chemotaxis response regulator protein-glutamate methylesterase, with amino-acid sequence MAVKVLVVDDSGFFRRRVSEILSADPSIQVVGTATNGKEAIDQALALKPDVITMDYEMPMMDGITAVRHIMQRCPTPVLMFSSLTHEGARVTLDALDAGAVDFLPKNFEDISRNPEKVKQLLCEKVHSISRSNRRFSAYSAPAPAAAPTPAPAPAASSFSSHSAAAPTRPSPAPAPARAPAASASSPAPKRKAYKLVAIGTSTGGPVALQRVLTQLPANFPAPIVLIQHMPAAFTKAFAERLDKLCRISVKEAEDGDILRPGLALLAPGGKQMMIDGRGAVKILPGDERLNYKPCVDITFGSAAKSYGDKVLAVVLTGMGADGREGARLLKQGGSSVWAQDEASCVIYGMPMAIVKADLADAVYGLDDIGKHIVEACI
- a CDS encoding flagellar motor protein, with protein sequence MDVLSLIGIILAFVAIIGGNFLEGGHLGALANGPAALIVLGGTIGAALLQSPMSAFKRAMQILAWILFPPRVDLAGGIDRVVNWSLTARKEGLLGLEGVADAEPDNYSRKGLQLLVDGAEPEAIRSILEVDFYTQEARDIEAAKVFESMGGYAPTIGIIGAVMGLIHVMGNLADPTQLGSGIAVAFVATIYGVASANLVLLPVAAKLKSIALRQSRYREMLLEGILSIAEGENPRSIELKLQGFMD
- the motD gene encoding flagellar motor protein MotD; its protein translation is MARRRHQEEHVNHERWLVSYADFITLLFAFFVVMYSISSINEGKYKVISEALIGVFTDSDRSLKPIPIGEERPKTVTPAKPLVKDSEQVDAGIAGASDPLKSIADDISAAFGDLISSNQMTVRGNELWVEIELNSSLLFGSGDAMPSDIAFNIIDKVAAILKPFDNPIHVEGFTDDQPIRTAQYPTNWELSSARSASIVRMLAMQGVNPGRLASVGYGEFQPVANNATAEGRAKNRRVVLVVSRNLDVRRSLTGTGTANAQPDAALKRAGTQTAPSPVKTPGRESAVNSPSPALIR
- a CDS encoding ParA family protein, yielding MRVWAVANQKGGVGKTTSSIALAGLLAEAGKRVVVVDLDPHGSMTSYFGYDPDSLEHSNYDLFLHKGSVPQGLPGQLLLSTSDERISLLPSSTALATLERQSPGQSGLGLVIAKSLAQLWQDFDYAIIDSPPLLGVLMVNALAASQQLVIPVQTEHLAVKGLERMVNTLAMINRSRKQALPFSIVPTLFDRRTQASLGTLRVLRDKFPEEIWQGYIPVDTRLRDASRAGVTPSQFDGKSRGVLAYRALLKHLLAQQLVPQVA
- a CDS encoding CheW domain-containing protein, yielding MNRPVKLTSKPQLALQSYLDSLLQEIPDELQVEAPVEVVESAATLDEFQAAVLEEQARDAQKAAKPAAPVAAPAVAPVAKAPVALIEEAEPPRAPVSTLAPLLQTQLLKTAPEPVVVEPAPVAPAPVEQTLVPPVVEVHLPPSNTPPPVDTDGRPAWAAEAFECLLFDVAGLTLAVPLVCLGSIYSLAGHELTPLFGQPEWFLGILPSQAGNLKVLDTARWVMPDRYRDDFRQGLQYVISVQGYEWGLAVHQVSRSLRLDPNEIKWRSHRGQRPWLAGTVIEHMCALLDVAALAELIASGGAKHLGGHKPLHKST
- a CDS encoding chemotaxis protein CheW, encoding MSSQATNAKGSEDPILQWVTFKLDNETYGINVMRVQEVLRYTEIAPVPGAPSYVLGIINLRGNVVTVIDTRQRFGLNSGEISDNTRIVIIEADKQVVGIMVDSVAEVVYLRQSEIETAPNVGNEESAKFIQGVCNKNNELLILVELDKMMSEEEWSELESI
- a CDS encoding DUF2802 domain-containing protein, producing the protein MILEVAVIVLFLFWAGTLAMFLAYIKAQRVIAAQQAQGDALRDQRIKDLAKRVDDYQNGNVRMGEALHELRSVVGPLPDKIVALEQRDPSSLSFAQAAKLVGMGASVDELTQSCGLTQAEAELMRKLHRS
- a CDS encoding EscU/YscU/HrcU family type III secretion system export apparatus switch protein, which codes for MNDSTAPRQAIALKYDGNHAPTLTAKGDEELAEEILRIARDCEVPIYENAELVRLLARMELGDSIPEELYRTIAEIIAFAWNLKGKFPEGHDPDAPMVEKDITARGDDY